In one Diabrotica virgifera virgifera chromosome 5, PGI_DIABVI_V3a genomic region, the following are encoded:
- the LOC126884540 gene encoding uncharacterized protein LOC126884540 isoform X2: protein MPKPQYRQHFRDSWLQDPHLKDWLQVIESTTGQEAKCKFCGTTLRSHYGDLKSHGMSKKHQQNKKVITTQPKIPFKPEPIGSKKKQEARLALFTAMHTSIRVVDHLGEVYNNNH, encoded by the exons ATGCCGAAACCACAATATAGACAACATTTTCGGGATTCTTGGCTTCAAGACCCACATTTAAAAGATTGGCTACAAGTTATTGAAAGTACTACCGGTCAAGAAGCGAAATGTAAATTTTGTGGTACAACTTTAAGGAGTCACTACGGAGATTTGAAATCTCATGGGATGTCAAAGAAGCATCAACAAAATAAAAAG GTTATAACTACGCAGCCTAAGATTCCGTTCAAGCCAGAGCCCATTGGAAGTAAAAAAAAGCAAGAAGCCAGACTTGCATTATTTACAGCCATGCATACTAGTATACGTGTCGTTGACCATTTAGGAGAGGTATACAATAATAATCACTAA